Proteins co-encoded in one Mastacembelus armatus chromosome 24, fMasArm1.2, whole genome shotgun sequence genomic window:
- the LOC113137513 gene encoding uncharacterized protein LOC113137513 isoform X4 — protein MQTQLTAANMDINASQTLNQTLQQAPDHPNEVIQQQIKQIHKVLQEQSRLLTLLGTVSPEDRMFPANVSLQWIALLPVLTNSDKLPVFPVSSPPSSRRTPKDHPVPSCPSQGIEQIVSGDGNQHPVSLSEVRSVLPENRAPWPIRSAVTESETLKECVVEPLKVHEVCEPPQVQNNDGTMCYLLPESEGISGMDRNNLKATDQDELQTRVSISQQPNEKSFIQRCSSAPFTVFKDEVMQLKAFQSLTLQPEHSGKFGTLQDFCSGLLNPEASQYSQKKTKTEILAQAQDFSQLSREKQGNTYSNTPVLPQHDTPPTSQVQKEDITSTTGDEKVGLLQETKYTVGETTENIVDEDQVKGQTELSGPHRTMTEDQWEQSLHQNDTQVCTPKHPSPVYKSSLYISPPQRDNSASPQAWRNQEVLVSFKMVNDHIERVSSLNMETQSTGCDKKKTHFQLSQGGEPRPGSNSDSDWVRSQKHASTTPTAFCDSSPPVNSNTFPMHSPTKSILQDSHLNMSEDDYASDTVSEEEERGGVLPGIQKLKQHQRLGSRLGPQQKSFSTRSHDTCHELQQESRYKQLFRTSPTKRPKPWRMYSRGTKRNPECRNSSEHKRTSHRGNQILLMLNSLEPEGENDDQYNTKMAQTSWGSHKDCVDQKDELRRGCKGDNIHSDRDKCQPSRDKLESREIQALRQQVEALQQQFKQSESDWSVVWCQLEKLNQENSELREKLTVMPQRCLVGGRCTAQTHTVHQAQQTETSLTPR, from the exons ATGCAAACCCAGCTGACTGCTGCCAACATGGATATTAATGCCTCTCAGACCTTAAATCAGACATTGCAACAA GCCCCAGATCATCCAAATGAGGTTATTCAGCAACAAATTAAGCAGATCCACAAGGTTCTACAGGAGCAGAGTAGACTGCTGACTCTTTTAGGCACAG TCTCTCCTGAAGATAGGATGTTTCCTGCCAACGTGTCCTTGCAGTGGATTGCCTTGCTGCCTGTGCTGACAAACTCTGATAAG CTCCCAGTTTTCCCAGTGTCATCCCCTCCATCATCTCGAAGGACGCCTAAGGATCATCCTGTCCCCTCGTGTCCCAGCCAGG GAATTGAGCAGATTGTGTCTGGAGATGGAAACCAGCACCCAGTCAGTCTCTCTGAAGTGAGAAGCGTCCTGCCTGAAAACAG GGCACCATGGCCGATCAGATCTGCTGTGACGGAGTCAGAAACTTTGAAGGAGTGTGTGGTGGAGCCACTGAAAGTGCATGAAGTTTGTGAGCCCCCACAGGTGCAG AACAATGATGGAACGATGTGTTACCTCTTACCGGAGAGTGAGGGCATTTCGGGTATGGACAGAAATAATTTGAAGGCCACTGACCAGGATGAGCTGCAGACGAGGGTTTCCATCAGCCAGCAGCCCAATGAGAAGTCTTTTATTCAGAGATGCTCCTCTGCCCCATTTACAGTCTTTAAAGACGAAGTGATGCAACTGAAGGCCTTCCAGTCTCTGACCCTTCAACCTGAGCATAGTGGAAAGTTTGGCACTTTACAAGACTTTTGCTCTGGTTTACTTAATCCTGAGGCATCACAGTACAGTCAGAAAAAGACCAAAACTGAGATCCTGGCTCAGGCTCAGGACTTTTCCCAGCTCTCCAGGGAAAAGCAAGGAAACACTTACTCCAACACTCCTGTGCTGCCCCAACACGACACTCCACCGACCTCACAAGTCCAGAAAGAAGACATCACTTCAACAACAGGAGATGAGAAAGTTGGTCTGTTACaagaaacaaaatacacagttggTGAAACTACAGAAAACATTGTTGATGAAGACCAGGTTAAAGGTCAGACTGAACTCAGTGGACCTCATAGAACAATGACTGAGGATCAATGGGAACAATCACTGCATCAGAACGACACTCAAGTCTGTACGCCCAAACATCCCAGCCCCGTGTACAAATCCAGTTTGTACATTTCCCCCCCTCAGAGGGACAACAGTGCATCCCCTCAGGCCTGGAGAAATCAGGAAGTTCTTGTTAGCTTTAAGATGGTGAATGACCACATAGAAAGAGTCTCAAGCTTGAACATGGAAACTCAGTCCACCGGCtgcgataaaaaaaaaacacattttcagctttCCCAGGGCGGTGAGCCGAGACCAGGAAGCAACTCAGACTCAGATTGGGTCAGAAGTCAAAAACATGCTTCGACAACACCAACAGCGTTTTGTGATTCTTCACCACCTGTGAACAGCAACACATTTCCAATGCATTCCCCAACTAAAAGCATTCTTCAGGATTCCCATCTAAACATGTCGGAGGATGATTATGCCAGTGATACTGtcagcgaggaggaggagaggggaggggttCTACCAGGGATCCAGAAACTGAAACAGCACCAGAGACTTGGATCTAGACTGGGGCCTCAGCAAAAGTCTTTTTCCACCAGATCTCATGACACCTGTCATG AGCTGCAGCAAGAATCCCGGTATAAACAGTTATTCAGGACTTCACCAACTAAAAGACCAAAACCCTGGAGGATGTACAGCAGAGGAACAAAGAGAAACCCAGAATGTCGGAACTCCTCAGAGCATAAAAGGACATCTCACCGAG gGAATCAAATACTGTTGATGCTAAACTCACTCGAACCAGAAGGGGAAAATGATGATCAGTATAACACAAAAATGGCACAAACATCATGGGGATCTCACAA AGACTGTGTAGATCAGAAAGATGAGCTCCGAAGGGGCTGTAAAGGAGACAACATTCACTCTGACAGAGACAAGTGTCAACCCAGTCGGGACAAACTGGAATCCAGGGAAATACAG
- the gpr31 gene encoding 12-(S)-hydroxy-5,8,10,14-eicosatetraenoic acid receptor: protein MISNAVMSRQHNMSTNLTADYCKVPNLVTYQTLSWVMTGQFVLGLPLNLSVLYIFIFRFKFWKNKSIFLFNIVVADLFLVASLPAKVYDYQQGLKRSKDTVVCKILLFIVFLNRGASIVFLTTLCIDRYFGVVHLGRRNIVRVFKKSPQISTILWLVLLPLIIPTIINTSECCNSHGCKFVMEYHGMTDIYREVAFLIQIIIPFIILVYCTVRIVNRLRKKTVGEKTKLRRAVWVVMSVVVVFSICFLPCTIARVLLLAVRLKAWQAAEDIVLQVYNTLEVFSYTDCLLDPLVYCFFNSGFKNAYISTFCPTFLQKRPPNSACGMGTGATATTTTSGGKIMSLPIVEK, encoded by the exons ATGATCTCCAATGCTGTTATGTCCAGACAACACAATATGTCAACAAATTTAACAGCTGACTACTGTAAAGTACCGAATCTAGTCACATATCAAACCCTCTCCTGGGTGATGACTGGACAGTTCGTGCTGGGTCTGCCTCTCAACTTGTCGGTCCTCTATATCTTCATCTTCAG GTTCAAGTTCTGGAAGAACAAAAGTATCTTCCTATTCAACATTGTGGTTGCTGATCTCTTCCTGGTGGCCTCGCTTCCTGCAAAGGTCTACGATTACCAGCAGGGTCTGAAGCGCAGCAAGGACACTGTGGTGTGCAAGATACTGCTTTTCATAGTTTTTCTTAACCGAGGAGCCAGTATTGTCTTCCTCACCACCCTGTGCATCGATCGCTACTTTGGTGTGGTCCATCTTGGAAGGAGGAATATTGTCAGAGTGTTTAAGAAGTCACCTCAGATCTCTACCATCCTCTGGCTTGTGTTGCTGCCCCTCATCATCCCCACTATCATCAACACGTCTGAGTGCTGCAACAGCCATGGCTGTAAATTTGTGATGGAATATCACGGCATGACCGACATCTACAGAGag gttGCCTTCTTAATCCAGATCATCATCCCCTTCATCATCCTTGTCTACTGCACAGTACGCATAGTCAACCGGCTGAGAAAGAAAACGGTCGGGGAAAAGACAAAACTGAGGAGAGCTGTGTGGGTGGTCatgtctgttgttgttgtcttcTCCATCTGCTTCCTGCCTTGCACTATAGCCAGAGTGTTGCTGCTGGCTGTCAGGTTGAAGGCCTGGCAGGCTGCAGAGGACATAGTGCTTCAGGTCTACAACACTCTTGAGGTTTTCTCTTACACTGACTGCCTGTTAGACCCGTTGGTATACTGCTTCTTTAACTCAGGGTTTAAAAATGCTTACATATCTACCTTCTGTCCTACATTTCTTCAGAAGAGACCACCAAATTCTGCCTGTGGCATGGGAACTGGAGCAACAGCTACAACTACAACTTCTGGAGGCAAAATCATGTCTTTGCCAATAGTGGAGAAATGA